From Halotia branconii CENA392, the proteins below share one genomic window:
- a CDS encoding Uma2 family endonuclease — translation MHTIITPEKIELPPGAVLKLLGDWQDYQALTQQLGDRASPRIKYRPGEILLMSPLPEHGRDASLLGLIVTVLLDHLNRTYDSFTPITMSLPLVSGIEPDYCFYIQNWRSAVGKKRIDWLNDPPPDLVIEVDVTSYTSIDDYLPYKVPEIWLLKSKQLLIYRLQGENYVITESSYFPNVSEIVQQCLQIANEQTTSEAIRWLRRFLRGELTH, via the coding sequence ATGCATACTATAATTACACCTGAAAAAATCGAACTGCCACCAGGCGCGGTGTTAAAACTTTTGGGAGACTGGCAAGACTATCAAGCACTAACTCAGCAACTAGGCGATCGCGCCTCGCCTCGCATTAAATATCGACCTGGAGAGATATTACTAATGTCACCCTTACCAGAGCATGGAAGAGATGCGAGCTTGCTGGGATTGATAGTAACAGTTTTACTCGATCACTTAAACCGCACATACGACTCATTTACACCCATCACGATGAGTTTGCCTCTTGTTAGCGGCATTGAGCCTGACTATTGCTTTTACATTCAAAATTGGAGATCCGCAGTAGGTAAGAAGCGTATCGACTGGCTCAATGACCCTCCACCCGATTTAGTAATTGAAGTAGATGTTACTAGTTATACTAGTATTGATGACTATCTACCTTATAAAGTGCCAGAGATTTGGCTGTTAAAGAGTAAGCAGCTATTAATTTATAGATTGCAGGGTGAAAATTACGTAATTACAGAAAGCAGCTATTTTCCTAACGTTTCAGAAATTGTCCAGCAATGCCTCCAAATTGCCAACGAGCAAACAACAAGTGAGGCTATTAGGTGGTTAAGGAGATTTTTGCGTGGGGAACTTACGCATTGA
- a CDS encoding NAD(+) kinase translates to MPKAGIIYNDVKPIAGRVAIELKDKLTAAGWNVCITSSIGGILGYSNPESPVCHTPIDGLTPPGFDSDMEFAVVLGGDGTVLAASRQVAPCGIPLLTVNTGHMGFLTEAYLNQLPQAIEQVMTGKYEIEERAMLTVKVLRGDSVLWEALCLNEMVLHREPLTSMCHFEIAVGHHAPVDIAADGVIVSTPTGSTAYSLSAGGPVVTPGVPVLQLVPICPHSLASRALVFPDTEPVNIYPVNIPRLVMVVDGNGGCYIFPEDRVYLERSPYSVKFIRLQPTEFFRILREKLGWGLPHIAKPTSVELP, encoded by the coding sequence GTGCCGAAAGCAGGCATTATCTATAATGACGTAAAACCGATAGCGGGTCGTGTCGCTATCGAGTTGAAAGACAAGCTAACCGCTGCCGGTTGGAATGTATGTATTACATCGAGTATCGGTGGCATACTTGGCTACTCTAATCCGGAGAGTCCTGTATGTCACACCCCAATTGATGGTTTGACACCCCCTGGTTTTGACTCAGACATGGAATTTGCAGTTGTATTGGGGGGAGATGGCACTGTTTTGGCAGCATCGCGTCAGGTTGCCCCTTGTGGTATTCCCCTACTAACGGTGAATACTGGTCACATGGGTTTTTTAACGGAAGCTTACCTAAATCAATTGCCCCAAGCAATAGAGCAGGTGATGACAGGTAAGTATGAAATTGAAGAACGAGCCATGCTCACAGTCAAAGTGCTGCGGGGAGACTCGGTACTGTGGGAGGCTCTTTGCTTAAATGAAATGGTGTTACATCGAGAGCCATTGACCTCTATGTGCCATTTTGAAATTGCCGTAGGGCATCATGCACCAGTAGATATTGCCGCCGATGGTGTGATTGTTTCTACGCCAACTGGTTCTACCGCTTATTCTTTAAGTGCTGGTGGTCCAGTAGTTACCCCTGGTGTACCCGTGTTACAACTAGTACCTATTTGTCCCCATTCTTTGGCTTCGCGGGCATTAGTATTTCCGGATACAGAACCTGTCAATATTTACCCAGTTAATATCCCTCGGTTAGTGATGGTGGTAGATGGCAATGGTGGATGCTACATTTTCCCAGAGGATCGGGTATATTTAGAGCGATCGCCATATAGTGTCAAGTTCATTCGTCTACAACCAACAGAGTTTTTCCGGATTTTGCGGGAGAAGTTAGGCTGGGGTCTGCCACATATTGCTAAACCAACTTCGGTAGAATTACCTTAA
- a CDS encoding SDR family oxidoreductase, whose protein sequence is MTLLIVGATGTLGRQVARRAIDEGYKVRCLVRSTKKAAFLKEWGAELVRGDLCDPQTLPEALEGVNAVIDAATSRATDSLTIKQVDWEGQVALIQAAKAANVERFIFFSILDAEKYPEVPLMEIKRCTELFLAESGLNYTIIKLAGFMQGLIGQYGIPILENQPVWVTGNSSPIAYMDTQDIAKFAIRALSVPETEKQAFPVVGTRAWSAEEIISLCERLSAKEARVTRMPINLLRTVRRVIRFFQWGWNVADRLEFTEVLASGRPLNASMDETYKVFGLDPQQTTTLESYLQEYFSRIMKKLKELDYEKNKTKKDKSKKAAFKQSSKANSQ, encoded by the coding sequence ATGACATTATTAATCGTCGGTGCTACTGGCACCTTAGGAAGACAAGTGGCTCGTCGGGCTATCGATGAGGGGTATAAGGTACGCTGTCTTGTCCGGAGTACCAAAAAAGCTGCTTTTCTAAAAGAATGGGGTGCAGAACTAGTCCGGGGAGATTTGTGTGATCCTCAAACCCTACCAGAAGCATTAGAAGGTGTAAACGCAGTCATCGACGCTGCAACCTCTCGCGCTACGGATTCACTGACCATAAAACAGGTAGATTGGGAAGGTCAGGTAGCATTGATTCAAGCAGCAAAAGCTGCAAACGTAGAACGTTTTATCTTCTTTTCTATTCTTGATGCCGAGAAGTACCCAGAAGTACCCCTGATGGAAATTAAACGTTGTACAGAACTCTTTTTAGCTGAATCTGGATTAAACTACACCATCATAAAATTAGCTGGGTTTATGCAAGGGTTAATCGGTCAATACGGCATACCGATTTTAGAAAATCAACCAGTTTGGGTAACTGGTAACTCTTCACCCATCGCCTATATGGACACTCAAGACATTGCAAAATTTGCGATTCGAGCTTTGAGTGTGCCAGAAACTGAAAAACAAGCTTTCCCTGTTGTTGGTACTCGTGCTTGGAGTGCTGAGGAAATTATTAGTCTGTGTGAGCGTTTATCTGCCAAAGAAGCCAGAGTTACACGGATGCCAATCAACCTCCTGCGTACCGTGCGCCGCGTCATCCGGTTTTTTCAGTGGGGTTGGAATGTAGCAGATAGGCTAGAATTTACAGAAGTTTTGGCAAGTGGTAGACCTTTAAACGCCTCAATGGATGAGACATACAAAGTCTTTGGATTAGACCCCCAACAAACCACTACTCTAGAAAGTTACCTGCAAGAGTACTTTAGCCGAATTATGAAAAAGCTGAAGGAATTAGACTACGAGAAAAATAAAACCAAAAAAGATAAATCGAAAAAGGCTGCATTTAAGCAGTCATCAAAGGCTAATAGTCAATAG
- the petM gene encoding cytochrome b6-f complex subunit PetM, translating into MGGEILNAALLSFGLIFVGWALGALLLKIQGAEE; encoded by the coding sequence ATGGGTGGCGAAATTTTAAATGCAGCTCTATTGTCTTTTGGTTTAATCTTCGTGGGCTGGGCTTTGGGTGCTTTATTGTTAAAAATTCAGGGAGCAGAGGAATAA
- the pdxA gene encoding 4-hydroxythreonine-4-phosphate dehydrogenase PdxA yields MHQLNPNQILKSHLKNPLRLALTLGDPAGIGPEVILKALADFEISQKYDVTIIGNKDLLIQTYNQLNSTTLANPDQLQIIDVPLNKEIADQIMIGTGNAASGAASFAYMEYAIAHTLAGKFDGIVTAPIAKSAWKAAGYNYPGQTELLAQKSSVDRFGMLFVARSPHTNWTLRILLVTTHIPLCQVADTLTPQLLTQKLDLLVECLETDFGIIKGRIAIAGLNPHSGEQGQLGTEEQDWLIPWLEQERQNRPNLQLDGPIPPDTMWVKPGQAWYGNSSVQNPADAYLALYHDQGLIPVKLMAFDRAVNTSIGLPFVRTSPDHGTAFDIAGKGIADATSMKAAIELAAELVSQRIAAIN; encoded by the coding sequence ATGCATCAACTCAACCCAAATCAAATATTAAAGTCTCATCTCAAAAATCCTCTGCGTTTAGCATTAACGTTGGGAGACCCAGCCGGAATTGGCCCAGAAGTGATTTTGAAAGCTTTAGCAGACTTTGAAATTAGTCAAAAGTATGATGTAACAATTATCGGGAATAAAGATTTACTAATACAAACTTATAATCAGCTAAATTCAACAACTTTAGCAAATCCAGACCAGTTGCAGATTATTGATGTGCCATTAAATAAAGAGATTGCCGATCAAATTATGATTGGTACAGGTAATGCAGCCAGTGGTGCGGCTAGTTTTGCTTATATGGAATATGCGATCGCTCACACACTAGCTGGTAAATTTGATGGCATCGTTACAGCCCCCATCGCTAAATCTGCTTGGAAGGCCGCAGGCTATAATTATCCAGGACAAACAGAACTTTTAGCCCAAAAGTCTAGTGTTGATCGCTTCGGCATGTTATTTGTAGCGCGATCGCCTCATACTAACTGGACACTTCGGATTTTGCTTGTTACCACACATATTCCCTTATGTCAAGTAGCAGACACATTAACACCGCAGTTGCTCACTCAAAAATTAGATTTGCTGGTGGAGTGTTTAGAAACAGATTTTGGGATAATTAAAGGGAGAATTGCGATCGCAGGTTTAAATCCCCACAGTGGCGAACAGGGACAATTGGGAACAGAAGAACAAGATTGGTTAATTCCCTGGTTGGAACAAGAACGGCAAAACCGCCCCAATTTACAGCTAGATGGGCCAATACCACCAGATACAATGTGGGTGAAGCCGGGTCAAGCTTGGTATGGTAATTCTTCTGTGCAGAATCCAGCTGATGCTTATTTAGCACTTTACCATGACCAAGGCTTAATTCCTGTGAAGCTGATGGCATTTGATCGTGCAGTTAATACTTCTATTGGTCTACCTTTTGTGCGGACTTCCCCAGACCACGGAACCGCGTTTGATATTGCAGGTAAAGGAATTGCTGATGCTACAAGTATGAAAGCAGCGATAGAATTGGCCGCTGAATTGGTTAGTCAAAGAATAGCTGCAATAAATTAG
- a CDS encoding Uma2 family endonuclease, whose amino-acid sequence MTQALPKIFTFEEFAAKYPDKSGKHYELHDGEVVEMPQPTGDHEEIVTFLATKITLEYSRLSLPYGIPKTVLVKPPQRESAYSPDVLLLNRPNLVNEPLWKQKSTVIQAASIPLVVEVVSTNWRDDYHKKYADYEEMGIPEYWIVDYAALGGREFIGKPKQPTILVCCLDEGEYQINKFRGDERIQSLVFPDLNLTAQQIFEAGGTIVNS is encoded by the coding sequence GTGACTCAAGCCTTACCCAAAATATTTACATTTGAAGAATTTGCTGCTAAATATCCAGACAAATCAGGAAAGCATTATGAACTCCATGATGGAGAAGTAGTCGAAATGCCACAACCAACAGGCGACCATGAAGAGATTGTCACATTTTTAGCGACAAAAATCACTTTAGAATATAGTCGCCTCAGTCTGCCGTATGGCATACCCAAGACAGTATTAGTTAAACCACCTCAACGTGAATCTGCTTACTCGCCAGATGTGCTGTTGTTAAATCGCCCCAATTTAGTAAATGAACCTCTGTGGAAACAAAAATCAACTGTTATTCAAGCAGCATCTATTCCTTTAGTGGTTGAGGTGGTGAGTACTAATTGGCGGGATGATTATCATAAAAAATACGCTGACTATGAGGAAATGGGGATTCCTGAGTACTGGATTGTTGATTATGCTGCTTTAGGCGGTAGAGAGTTTATTGGTAAGCCCAAACAACCTACTATTTTGGTTTGCTGTTTAGACGAAGGCGAGTATCAAATTAATAAATTTCGAGGAGATGAGCGTATTCAGTCCTTAGTATTTCCAGATTTGAATTTAACGGCACAACAGATTTTTGAGGCTGGAGGGACAATAGTAAATTCATAG
- a CDS encoding response regulator transcription factor: MVMLSATNPKILVVDDDFSVRNLIYRFLSRKYQIESAADGKTALSLFDNFDPALVILDWNLPDTNGYHLCQEMQSRTNVLVMILTGRTDEADKIKILAAGADDFMTKPFSLAEVEVRIQALLRRIRTINPSPTQRLVFKQLAINPDGREVTLNNKPLALTALEFNILHFLASHPGQAWSRPQLIQKIWGCEYVGDGRVVDVHIGQLRKKMEVDTSVPEFIKTVRGYGYKFELPE, encoded by the coding sequence ATGGTTATGCTTTCTGCTACAAATCCCAAAATTCTTGTTGTGGATGACGATTTCAGTGTCCGTAATCTTATATATCGCTTTTTAAGTCGAAAATATCAAATAGAGTCTGCCGCAGATGGTAAAACTGCTCTTTCATTGTTTGATAACTTCGATCCAGCTTTGGTAATTTTAGATTGGAATTTGCCAGATACAAACGGTTATCACCTTTGCCAAGAAATGCAAAGTCGGACTAATGTTTTAGTGATGATTTTGACTGGACGGACTGACGAAGCTGATAAAATTAAAATTCTTGCTGCTGGTGCTGATGACTTTATGACTAAGCCTTTTAGTCTGGCAGAAGTGGAAGTCCGCATACAAGCACTCTTGAGACGCATACGCACTATCAACCCTTCTCCAACACAGCGCCTCGTTTTTAAGCAGCTAGCAATTAATCCCGATGGTCGGGAAGTCACACTTAATAATAAGCCTTTAGCTTTAACAGCTTTGGAGTTTAATATCTTGCATTTTTTGGCAAGTCATCCTGGACAAGCTTGGAGTCGTCCACAGCTAATTCAAAAAATCTGGGGTTGCGAATATGTGGGAGATGGCCGGGTAGTTGATGTGCATATTGGTCAACTTCGCAAGAAGATGGAAGTTGATACTAGTGTACCTGAGTTTATTAAAACCGTTCGAGGTTATGGTTACAAGTTTGAACTGCCGGAATAA
- a CDS encoding NACHT domain-containing protein — MTSQGLRASPEGIRTAKIALTDKTLSQHKLAVSLGITRQPVSKFFAGEPVSRNCFVQICQQLGLSWQKVAGLPENIAFQVGAKVRTDSIDTDKLVYELRQKRQDKIHDQCSTLQMLDIAQPILLSDIYTNINILEEITSQKWLEISELLKDFNPDLNFNRLGGDKQPRSLPGLEAALRYSKLMMLGKPGSGKTTFLQHLAIECNQGKFQPHLIAIFIRLKEFAEDAKSENEFNLLKFISQEFLSCGIDEESTTTILAQGKALVLLDGLDEVPSSQADKVTRELRRFTQYYYKNQFVMSCRIAAQQYKFPGFTEVEVADFNYEQVEVFVKNWFFAVAHKSREDGEATGNLFIHQLNLSENQQIRELAVTPLFLHLICLVFQEKAGFPFNQTKLYEQILNILLTRWDEVKGIKRVQAYHNLTIAAKKQLLYHIAAITFEQGNLFFEQEKIQHIIADYLGNFGNNNTDLSEVLLKEIEVQHGFLVERARGVYSFSHLTLHEYFTAKNIVENHQLNFGENLVNQITKKHWHYILFLTVSMLPKTDEILWLMKHKIDSLVSAEVKIQDFLIWLYQKSGSVSTHYKAVAIRAFYLVCVGRTPQDNYLRERLVQACRHSFVYSAGVVTRKDNLSSCCQLRSFIHTPNYSLECALLGDIAFNPDLALDEFLTSTLTCVSELNFALKHSLKNAIFIDHVHALSIAFNEALELLSESEFKQVLHNLKKELPQTDHNSHNFREWWQTNGQLWGQKLRNGIIKYRNIGHDWQFNQQQIELLHQYYDANKLLVDCLNCAVNITPLIRQEIEETLLLANCHIKH, encoded by the coding sequence ATGACCAGCCAAGGACTAAGAGCATCACCAGAAGGCATCAGAACAGCAAAAATAGCTTTAACTGATAAAACCCTAAGTCAGCATAAATTAGCAGTATCTTTAGGTATTACACGTCAACCAGTGTCTAAGTTTTTTGCAGGTGAACCAGTTTCTCGTAATTGTTTTGTGCAAATTTGCCAACAACTAGGACTATCTTGGCAAAAAGTCGCTGGTTTACCTGAAAATATTGCATTTCAGGTGGGCGCTAAAGTACGTACTGATAGTATTGATACTGATAAATTAGTATATGAACTACGCCAAAAACGTCAAGATAAAATCCATGACCAATGCAGTACTCTACAAATGCTGGATATTGCTCAGCCAATTTTATTGAGTGACATTTACACTAACATAAATATCTTAGAAGAAATAACCAGCCAAAAATGGCTAGAGATTTCAGAACTATTAAAAGATTTTAACCCCGACTTAAACTTCAATCGACTCGGAGGAGATAAGCAGCCAAGAAGTTTACCAGGATTAGAAGCTGCATTGCGATACTCAAAGTTAATGATGCTAGGTAAGCCAGGTTCAGGCAAAACCACATTTTTACAGCATCTAGCAATTGAGTGTAATCAAGGTAAATTTCAACCGCATCTTATAGCAATATTTATCAGACTAAAAGAATTTGCTGAGGATGCTAAAAGTGAGAATGAATTCAATTTATTGAAATTTATCAGCCAGGAATTTCTCAGCTGTGGGATTGACGAAGAATCAACTACAACCATACTAGCTCAAGGTAAAGCGTTGGTTTTGCTAGATGGATTAGATGAAGTGCCATCTTCTCAGGCAGATAAAGTTACTAGAGAACTACGCAGATTTACACAATATTACTATAAAAATCAGTTTGTTATGAGCTGCCGAATTGCTGCTCAACAATACAAATTTCCAGGATTTACAGAAGTTGAGGTCGCAGATTTTAACTATGAACAAGTCGAAGTTTTTGTGAAAAACTGGTTTTTTGCTGTCGCGCACAAGTCAAGAGAAGACGGGGAAGCTACAGGAAATTTATTTATTCATCAATTGAACCTCTCAGAAAATCAGCAAATTCGAGAATTGGCTGTAACACCGCTATTTTTGCATTTAATTTGCTTGGTGTTTCAAGAGAAAGCTGGATTTCCATTTAATCAAACTAAGTTATATGAGCAGATATTAAATATCCTGCTAACTAGATGGGACGAAGTGAAAGGTATTAAACGAGTGCAGGCATACCATAATTTAACTATCGCAGCAAAGAAACAACTATTGTATCATATTGCTGCTATTACTTTTGAACAAGGTAATTTATTTTTTGAGCAAGAGAAAATTCAACATATAATTGCTGATTATTTAGGCAACTTTGGCAATAACAATACAGACTTAAGTGAAGTTTTGCTGAAAGAAATTGAAGTCCAGCATGGTTTTTTGGTAGAACGAGCAAGAGGAGTTTACTCTTTTTCTCACTTGACATTGCATGAGTATTTTACTGCTAAAAATATTGTTGAAAATCACCAATTAAACTTTGGGGAAAATCTCGTAAATCAAATAACTAAAAAACACTGGCATTATATATTGTTCTTAACCGTGAGCATGTTGCCTAAAACTGATGAAATCTTATGGTTAATGAAACACAAAATTGATTCGTTAGTATCTGCTGAAGTTAAAATACAAGACTTTCTCATTTGGCTGTATCAAAAATCAGGTTCAGTCTCTACTCACTACAAAGCAGTAGCTATTCGCGCTTTTTACTTGGTTTGCGTTGGAAGGACTCCGCAGGATAATTATTTGAGAGAACGCCTTGTACAGGCTTGTAGGCATAGCTTCGTTTATTCTGCTGGTGTTGTGACAAGAAAAGACAACCTTAGTTCTTGTTGTCAGCTTCGTTCTTTTATTCATACTCCTAACTATAGCTTGGAATGTGCCCTACTTGGCGATATAGCTTTTAACCCTGACCTTGCCCTTGATGAGTTTTTAACTAGTACTCTTACCTGTGTTAGTGAGCTGAATTTTGCTTTGAAGCATAGTCTCAAAAATGCTATTTTTATTGATCATGTCCATGCTCTAAGCATTGCTTTTAATGAAGCTCTGGAATTATTATCAGAATCTGAATTTAAGCAAGTTTTACACAATCTTAAAAAAGAACTACCTCAGACAGATCATAATTCCCATAATTTTAGAGAATGGTGGCAGACTAATGGTCAACTTTGGGGTCAAAAGCTCAGAAATGGAATCATTAAATATCGTAATATCGGTCATGATTGGCAGTTTAATCAACAGCAAATAGAACTGCTACATCAATATTACGACGCTAATAAGTTATTAGTGGATTGTCTAAATTGTGCAGTAAATATAACTCCATTAATACGCCAAGAAATTGAGGAAACGTTATTATTAGCCAATTGCCATATTAAACACTAA